One Thiobacillus sp. genomic region harbors:
- the mraZ gene encoding division/cell wall cluster transcriptional repressor MraZ, giving the protein MFRGSTQLALDGKGRLSIPAKYRERLMARCGGHVMLTADPINGCLLLYPYPEWEIVERHINDLPGMDAVTRQLKMLVVGSAEELDMDTAGRILVPPMLRKYAKLDKDVVLVGQDKKFALWSEPAWHALFEQAAQLPEMLNDAARNGSLPEELKGFSL; this is encoded by the coding sequence ATGTTCAGAGGCTCGACGCAACTGGCGTTGGACGGGAAAGGGCGTTTGTCCATCCCGGCAAAATACCGCGAGCGCCTGATGGCGCGTTGTGGTGGCCACGTCATGCTGACGGCGGACCCCATCAACGGCTGCCTGCTGCTCTACCCCTATCCCGAATGGGAAATCGTCGAACGCCATATCAATGACTTGCCCGGCATGGATGCTGTGACCCGGCAATTGAAGATGCTGGTGGTGGGCTCGGCCGAGGAACTGGACATGGATACGGCCGGCCGCATCCTGGTGCCTCCCATGCTGCGCAAGTACGCCAAGCTGGACAAGGATGTGGTGCTGGTGGGCCAGGACAAGAAATTCGCCCTGTGGAGCGAACCGGCCTGGCATGCCCTGTTCGAACAGGCCGCCCAGTTGCCGGAAATGCTTAACGATGCCGCACGCAACGGCAGCCTGCCCGAGGAGCTCAAGGGCTTCTCGCTGTGA
- the rsmH gene encoding 16S rRNA (cytosine(1402)-N(4))-methyltransferase RsmH → MSAEAGHVTVLLEEAVAAMNVRPEGVYVDATFGRGGHSRAVLSRLGSGGRLVALDRDPAAVAAGETWSDPRFSLVHTAFSGLGEAVRSQGMDQVDGVLFDLGVSSPQLDEGLRGFSFRFDAPLDMRMDTTRGQTAAQWLNQASEEEIARVVRDYGEERFARQVARAVIKARAETPLATTRQLATLVAGAVRTRERGQDPATRTFQAVRIFINRELEEIEAALPQAVELLKPGGRLVVISFHSLEDRMVKRFMRRESEGEQVPPEIPVTAAALRPGRLRLVGKAVRPSEAECQANPRARSATMRVAERNPSGTEAPWSS, encoded by the coding sequence GTGAGCGCGGAGGCGGGACACGTCACCGTCCTCCTGGAAGAGGCGGTGGCAGCGATGAACGTCAGGCCGGAAGGCGTCTATGTTGACGCCACCTTCGGCCGGGGCGGCCACAGCCGGGCGGTGCTTTCCAGGCTGGGCTCCGGGGGCCGCCTCGTCGCCCTGGACCGGGATCCGGCGGCGGTGGCGGCGGGAGAGACATGGAGCGATCCGCGCTTCAGTCTCGTCCACACGGCCTTCTCGGGCCTGGGCGAAGCGGTGCGGTCGCAAGGTATGGACCAGGTGGACGGCGTGCTGTTCGACCTGGGGGTGTCCAGTCCTCAACTGGACGAAGGCTTGCGGGGATTCAGTTTCAGGTTTGATGCCCCGTTGGACATGCGCATGGACACGACCCGGGGCCAGACGGCGGCCCAGTGGTTGAACCAGGCGTCGGAAGAGGAGATTGCAAGGGTTGTCCGGGACTATGGCGAAGAGCGGTTTGCTCGGCAGGTTGCGCGGGCGGTTATTAAGGCAAGGGCCGAAACGCCCCTCGCGACGACCCGCCAACTCGCAACGCTGGTCGCCGGGGCCGTGCGCACCCGGGAGCGGGGCCAGGATCCGGCCACCCGCACCTTTCAGGCTGTGCGGATTTTCATTAACCGCGAGCTTGAGGAAATCGAGGCGGCCCTCCCTCAGGCCGTGGAATTGTTGAAACCGGGCGGGCGATTGGTGGTGATCAGTTTTCATTCTTTGGAAGACCGGATGGTGAAACGGTTCATGCGCAGAGAGTCGGAAGGGGAGCAGGTGCCGCCTGAAATCCCCGTGACTGCCGCTGCCCTGCGTCCGGGCCGCCTGCGCCTGGTGGGCAAGGCCGTCCGCCCCTCCGAGGCCGAGTGCCAGGCCAATCCCCGGGCCCGCAGCGCCACCATGCGGGTGGCTGAAAGGAACCCTTCCGGGACAGAAGCGCCATGGTCAAGTTGA
- the ftsL gene encoding cell division protein FtsL, producing the protein MVKLNLLLILVLLVCALAVVSARHQARKFFVELQAEQARARDLDIEWGRLQLEISTWLMHNRVEEVARSRLQMAVPDPRRVYVLQEGPQ; encoded by the coding sequence ATGGTCAAGTTGAACCTGCTCCTCATACTGGTGCTGCTGGTCTGCGCCCTTGCCGTTGTCTCAGCGCGCCATCAGGCGCGCAAATTCTTTGTGGAACTCCAGGCTGAGCAGGCCAGGGCCCGGGATCTGGACATCGAGTGGGGCCGCCTGCAACTGGAGATATCCACCTGGCTCATGCACAACCGGGTGGAGGAAGTGGCCCGCTCGCGCCTGCAGATGGCGGTGCCGGACCCGCGCCGGGTCTATGTGCTGCAGGAGGGCCCGCAATGA
- a CDS encoding fructose-bisphosphate aldolase class II, translating to MALISLRQLLDHAAENGYGLPAFNVNNMEQVQAIMQAADKTNSPVILQGSAGARSYAGEPFLRHLILAAIESYPHIPVCMHQDHGASPSICFRSIQSGFSSVMMDGSLGTDGKTPSTYEYNVDTTRHVVELAHACGVSVEGELGCLGSLETGKAGEEDGHGAEGVLDHSALLTDPDEAADFVKKTHVDALAIAIGTSHGAYKFTQKPTGKVLRIDRVKEIHARIPSVHLVMHGSSSVPEDWLAIINSYGGDMGQTYGVPVEEIVEGIKNGVRKVNIDTDLRMASTGSIRKHLAENKSNFDPRKFLKEATKAMSGICSARYEAFGAAGQASKITKVYSLEDMQKRYDKGELDPKVN from the coding sequence ATGGCTCTGATTTCCCTGCGTCAACTGCTGGACCATGCCGCCGAAAACGGCTATGGCCTGCCCGCTTTCAACGTCAACAACATGGAACAGGTCCAGGCCATCATGCAGGCCGCCGACAAGACCAACAGCCCGGTTATCCTGCAAGGCTCCGCCGGGGCCCGTTCCTACGCCGGCGAACCCTTCCTGCGCCACCTGATCCTGGCTGCCATCGAGTCCTACCCCCACATCCCGGTGTGCATGCACCAGGACCACGGCGCCTCCCCCAGCATCTGCTTCCGCTCCATCCAGTCCGGCTTCAGTTCCGTGATGATGGACGGCTCCCTGGGCACTGACGGCAAGACTCCTTCCACCTATGAGTACAACGTGGACACCACCCGCCACGTGGTGGAACTGGCCCATGCCTGCGGCGTATCTGTCGAGGGCGAGCTGGGCTGCCTGGGCTCCCTGGAAACCGGCAAGGCCGGCGAGGAAGACGGCCACGGTGCCGAAGGCGTGCTGGACCATTCGGCCCTGCTGACCGACCCGGATGAGGCCGCCGATTTCGTCAAGAAGACCCACGTGGATGCTCTGGCCATCGCCATCGGCACCTCCCACGGGGCCTACAAGTTCACTCAGAAGCCCACCGGCAAGGTGCTGCGCATCGACCGCGTGAAGGAAATCCACGCCCGCATCCCCAGCGTGCACCTGGTCATGCACGGTTCCTCCTCCGTGCCCGAGGACTGGCTCGCCATCATCAACAGCTACGGCGGCGACATGGGCCAGACCTACGGCGTGCCCGTGGAGGAAATCGTGGAAGGCATCAAGAACGGCGTGCGCAAGGTGAACATCGACACCGACCTGCGCATGGCCTCCACCGGTTCCATCCGCAAGCATCTGGCGGAAAACAAGTCCAACTTCGACCCCCGCAAGTTCCTGAAGGAAGCCACCAAGGCCATGAGCGGCATCTGTTCTGCCCGCTACGAAGCCTTCGGCGCCGCCGGCCAGGCCAGCAAGATCACCAAGGTCTACAGCCTGGAAGACATGCAGAAGCGCTACGACAAGGGCGAGCTGGATCCCAAGGTCAACTGA
- a CDS encoding phosphoglycerate kinase, giving the protein MAKFLRMTDLDLKGKRVFIRADLNVPVKEGKVTSDARITASMPTIEHALKAGAKVMVTSHLGRPTEGEWTAEVSLAPVAEVMSQKLGKPVRLIKDWVDGGFDVAEGEVVLLENCRVNKGEKKNVEETAKKYAALCDVFVMDAFGTAHRAEASTYGIAQFAPTACAGKLVSEELEALDKALANPARPMVAIVGGSKVSTKLTVLEALSEKCEQLVVGGGIANTFLAATGKNVGKSLCETDLIPTAQALMGKMTARGATIPIAVDVVCGKQFDANEAAVTKDAGAVADDDMIFDIGPKSAQELVDIIMKAGTVVWNGPVGVFEFDQFGAGTKAIAMAIANTKAFTLAGGGDTIAAIQKYDIYDKVSYISTAGGAFLEYLEGKVLPAVDILEKRAQA; this is encoded by the coding sequence ATGGCCAAATTCCTCCGCATGACCGACCTGGACCTCAAAGGCAAGCGCGTCTTCATCCGCGCCGATCTGAACGTGCCCGTCAAGGAAGGCAAGGTCACCTCCGACGCCCGCATCACCGCCTCCATGCCCACCATAGAGCACGCCCTCAAGGCCGGCGCCAAGGTCATGGTCACATCCCACCTGGGCCGTCCCACCGAAGGCGAGTGGACCGCCGAGGTCTCCCTGGCCCCCGTGGCGGAAGTCATGTCCCAGAAGCTGGGCAAGCCCGTACGCCTGATCAAGGACTGGGTCGATGGCGGCTTCGACGTGGCCGAGGGTGAAGTGGTCCTGCTGGAAAACTGCCGCGTCAACAAGGGCGAAAAGAAGAACGTGGAAGAGACCGCGAAGAAATACGCCGCCCTGTGCGACGTCTTCGTCATGGACGCCTTCGGTACCGCCCACCGGGCCGAGGCCTCCACCTACGGCATCGCCCAGTTCGCCCCCACCGCCTGCGCCGGCAAGCTGGTTTCCGAGGAACTGGAAGCCCTGGACAAGGCCCTGGCCAACCCGGCCCGCCCCATGGTGGCCATCGTCGGCGGCTCCAAGGTGTCCACCAAGCTCACCGTGCTGGAAGCCCTGTCCGAGAAATGCGAGCAACTGGTGGTGGGCGGCGGCATCGCCAACACCTTCCTGGCCGCCACCGGAAAGAACGTGGGCAAGAGCCTGTGCGAAACCGACCTGATCCCCACCGCCCAGGCCCTGATGGGCAAGATGACCGCCCGTGGCGCCACCATACCCATCGCCGTCGACGTGGTGTGCGGCAAGCAGTTCGATGCCAATGAAGCCGCCGTGACCAAGGACGCCGGCGCCGTCGCCGACGACGACATGATCTTCGACATCGGACCGAAGTCTGCCCAGGAACTGGTGGACATCATCATGAAGGCCGGCACCGTGGTCTGGAACGGCCCCGTGGGCGTGTTCGAGTTCGACCAGTTCGGCGCGGGCACCAAGGCCATCGCCATGGCCATCGCCAACACCAAGGCCTTTACCCTGGCAGGCGGTGGCGACACCATCGCCGCCATCCAGAAGTACGACATCTACGACAAGGTGTCCTACATCTCCACGGCCGGTGGCGCATTTCTGGAATACCTGGAGGGCAAGGTCCTGCCCGCCGTGGACATCCTGGAGAAGCGGGCCCAAGCGTAA
- the gap gene encoding type I glyceraldehyde-3-phosphate dehydrogenase → MAIKVGINGFGRIGRMVFRAVTKDFPNIEIVAINDLLDPDYLAYMLKYDSVHGRFNGTIAVDGSNMVVNGKKIRLTAEKDPANLKWNEVGADIVIDCTGFFLTTESCQAHIAAGAKKVVQSAPAKDDTPMFVYGVNQDKYAGEAIVSAASCTTNCLAPVAKVLNDNWGIKRGLMTTVHAATATQKTVDGPSKKDWRGGRGILENIIPSSTGAAKAVGKVLPELNKKLTGMAFRVPTSDVSVVDLTVELNKEAAYADICAAMKAASEGALKGVLGYTDEKVVSTDFVGNSAPSTFDAEAGIALDGTFVKVVAWYDNEYGYTCNMLRLVEHVAK, encoded by the coding sequence ATGGCTATCAAAGTCGGCATCAATGGTTTCGGTCGCATCGGCCGCATGGTCTTCCGCGCTGTCACCAAGGATTTCCCCAACATCGAGATCGTTGCCATCAACGACCTGCTGGATCCTGACTACCTGGCCTACATGCTGAAGTACGACTCCGTGCATGGCCGCTTCAACGGCACCATCGCCGTGGACGGCTCCAACATGGTCGTCAACGGCAAGAAGATCCGCCTGACCGCCGAGAAGGACCCCGCCAACCTGAAGTGGAACGAAGTGGGCGCTGACATCGTCATCGACTGCACCGGCTTCTTCCTGACCACCGAGTCCTGCCAGGCCCACATCGCCGCCGGCGCCAAGAAAGTGGTCCAGTCCGCCCCGGCCAAGGACGACACCCCCATGTTCGTGTACGGCGTGAACCAGGACAAGTATGCCGGTGAGGCCATCGTCTCGGCCGCTTCCTGCACCACCAACTGCCTGGCTCCCGTGGCCAAGGTGCTGAACGACAACTGGGGCATCAAGCGTGGCCTGATGACCACCGTGCACGCCGCCACCGCCACCCAGAAGACCGTGGACGGCCCCTCCAAGAAGGATTGGCGTGGTGGCCGCGGCATCCTGGAAAACATCATCCCGTCCTCCACCGGCGCCGCCAAGGCCGTGGGCAAGGTGCTGCCCGAGCTGAACAAGAAGCTCACCGGCATGGCCTTCCGCGTGCCCACTTCCGACGTTTCCGTGGTCGACCTGACCGTGGAACTGAACAAGGAAGCCGCCTACGCCGACATCTGCGCCGCCATGAAGGCCGCCTCCGAAGGCGCCCTGAAGGGTGTGCTGGGCTACACCGACGAAAAGGTGGTCTCCACCGACTTCGTCGGCAACTCCGCTCCTTCCACCTTCGACGCCGAAGCCGGCATCGCCCTGGACGGCACCTTCGTCAAGGTCGTGGCCTGGTACGACAACGAGTACGGCTACACCTGCAACATGCTCCGTCTGGTGGAGCACGTCGCCAAATAA
- the tkt gene encoding transketolase translates to MATRNELANAIRALAMDAVEKAKSGHPGAPMGMAEISEVVWNHHMRHNPTNPKWPDRDRFVLSNGHGSMLIYALLHLTGYDVTTDDLKNFRQLHSRTPGHPEYGYTPGVETTTGPLGQGITNAVGMALAEKLLAHEFNKPGHEIVNHHTYVFMGDGCMMEGISHEACALAGTWHLNKLIAFWDDNGISIDGHTDGWFTDDTPKRFEAYGWNVIANVDGHDFVALEDAVQKAKQSSDKPTLICCKTIIGKGAPNKQGSHDVHGAALGHEELAAAREHMGWHHEPFVIPQDVYDGWDAKTKGEGLEKLWNNKFSEYEKAFPAEAAEFKRRMAGDLPGDWTDRVAAAMKTTLEKSETVATRKASQLAIERLVSTLPERVGGSADLTGSNLTNWPGCHPLHRNPGGNYISYGVREFGMSHIMNGMALHGGLFPFGGTFLMFSEYARNALRMSALMKQRVVYVFTHDSIGLGEDGPTHQPVEQTATLRMIPNMSVWRPCDTTETLVAWAAGVEKKDGPTSLILSRQNLPFVARSEAQIADIRKGGYVLSDAAGAKVTLIATGSEVELALKTQDALKAEGIAARVVSMPCTNTFDAQDAAYKASVLGSGKRVAIEAGVTDGWYKYVGLDGAVVGLDRFGESAPAGQLFKEFGFTVENVVAKVKGVL, encoded by the coding sequence ATGGCTACACGTAACGAGCTCGCGAACGCGATCCGCGCCCTGGCGATGGATGCCGTCGAAAAGGCTAAATCTGGCCACCCCGGCGCCCCCATGGGCATGGCGGAAATCTCTGAAGTGGTGTGGAACCACCACATGCGCCACAACCCGACCAATCCCAAGTGGCCCGACCGGGACCGCTTCGTGCTGTCCAACGGCCACGGCTCCATGCTGATCTATGCCCTGCTGCACCTGACGGGCTATGACGTCACCACCGACGACCTGAAAAACTTCCGCCAGCTGCATTCCCGTACCCCGGGCCACCCCGAGTACGGCTACACCCCCGGCGTGGAGACCACCACCGGCCCCCTGGGGCAGGGCATCACCAACGCGGTGGGCATGGCCCTGGCCGAGAAACTGCTGGCCCACGAATTCAACAAGCCCGGCCACGAGATCGTCAACCACCACACCTATGTGTTCATGGGCGATGGCTGCATGATGGAAGGCATCTCCCACGAGGCCTGCGCCCTGGCCGGCACATGGCACCTGAACAAGCTGATCGCCTTCTGGGACGACAATGGCATTTCCATCGACGGCCACACCGACGGCTGGTTCACCGACGATACGCCCAAGCGCTTCGAGGCCTATGGCTGGAACGTGATCGCCAATGTGGACGGCCACGATTTCGTCGCGCTCGAAGACGCCGTGCAGAAGGCAAAGCAATCCTCCGACAAGCCCACCCTGATCTGCTGCAAGACCATCATCGGCAAGGGTGCGCCCAACAAGCAAGGTTCCCACGACGTGCACGGCGCCGCCCTGGGCCATGAGGAATTGGCCGCCGCCCGCGAGCACATGGGCTGGCACCACGAACCCTTTGTAATCCCCCAGGACGTGTACGACGGCTGGGACGCCAAGACCAAGGGCGAGGGGCTGGAAAAGCTGTGGAACAACAAGTTCTCCGAGTACGAGAAGGCCTTCCCCGCCGAAGCCGCCGAGTTCAAGCGCCGCATGGCGGGTGACCTGCCCGGCGACTGGACCGACCGCGTGGCCGCCGCCATGAAGACCACCCTGGAGAAGTCCGAGACCGTGGCTACCCGAAAGGCCAGCCAGCTGGCCATCGAGCGCCTGGTCTCCACCCTGCCCGAGCGGGTGGGCGGCTCCGCCGACCTGACCGGTTCCAACCTGACCAACTGGCCCGGCTGCCACCCCCTGCACCGCAATCCGGGCGGCAACTACATCTCCTACGGCGTGCGCGAATTCGGCATGTCCCACATCATGAACGGCATGGCCCTGCACGGTGGCCTGTTCCCCTTCGGCGGCACCTTCCTGATGTTCTCGGAATACGCCCGCAACGCCCTGCGCATGTCCGCCCTGATGAAGCAGCGCGTGGTCTACGTGTTCACCCACGACTCCATCGGCCTGGGCGAGGACGGCCCTACCCACCAGCCCGTGGAACAGACCGCCACCCTGCGCATGATCCCCAACATGTCCGTCTGGCGTCCCTGCGACACCACCGAGACCCTGGTGGCCTGGGCCGCCGGCGTGGAGAAGAAGGACGGCCCCACCAGCCTGATCCTGTCCCGCCAGAACCTGCCCTTCGTGGCGCGCTCCGAGGCCCAGATCGCTGACATCCGCAAGGGCGGCTATGTGCTGTCCGACGCCGCGGGCGCCAAGGTCACCCTGATCGCCACCGGCTCCGAGGTGGAACTGGCCCTGAAGACCCAGGATGCCCTGAAGGCCGAAGGCATTGCCGCCCGCGTGGTGTCCATGCCCTGCACCAACACCTTCGACGCCCAGGACGCCGCCTACAAGGCCAGCGTGCTCGGTAGCGGCAAGCGCGTGGCCATCGAGGCCGGCGTCACCGACGGCTGGTACAAGTACGTGGGCCTGGACGGTGCGGTGGTGGGCCTGGACCGTTTCGGCGAATCCGCCCCCGCCGGCCAGCTGTTCAAGGAGTTCGGCTTTACGGTTGAGAACGTGGTCGCCAAGGTGAAGGGCGTCCTCTAA
- a CDS encoding phosphoribosylaminoimidazolesuccinocarboxamide synthase: MSKALYESSIQSLPLIHKGKVRDIYAIDDKRMLIVTTDRLSAFDVVMPTPIPGKGKVLTAVADFWFRKLASIIPNQLTDDRPEDVVAPDEREQVAGRAIVVKRLKALPVEAIVRGYLVGSGWADYQKTGKVCGIPLADGLQQADKLPDPLFTPSTKAAAGAHDENIDFAQCQQLLGKDMAAKVRDAAIALYKAAAEFALTKGIIIADTKFEFGLDENGSLTLIDEVLTPDSSRFWPLDQYKVGSNPPSFDKQYVRDWLSNSGWNKQAPGPVLPAEVVAKTAEKYAEALRRLTT; the protein is encoded by the coding sequence ATGTCCAAAGCTCTCTACGAATCCTCCATCCAGTCCCTGCCCCTGATCCACAAGGGCAAGGTGCGAGACATCTACGCCATCGACGACAAGCGCATGCTCATCGTCACCACCGACCGCCTGTCCGCCTTCGACGTGGTCATGCCCACCCCCATACCGGGCAAGGGCAAGGTCCTCACCGCCGTGGCGGATTTCTGGTTCCGCAAGTTGGCCTCCATCATCCCCAATCAGCTCACGGATGATCGCCCCGAGGACGTTGTAGCCCCAGACGAGCGGGAACAGGTCGCAGGGCGCGCCATCGTGGTCAAGCGCCTCAAGGCCCTGCCGGTGGAAGCCATCGTACGAGGTTATCTGGTGGGTTCCGGCTGGGCGGACTACCAGAAGACCGGCAAGGTCTGCGGCATTCCCCTGGCTGACGGGCTGCAACAGGCGGACAAACTACCTGACCCCCTGTTCACCCCTTCGACCAAGGCTGCAGCAGGTGCCCACGATGAGAACATCGACTTCGCGCAGTGCCAGCAATTACTGGGCAAAGACATGGCCGCCAAAGTCCGGGATGCCGCCATCGCCCTCTACAAGGCGGCGGCGGAATTCGCGCTGACCAAGGGCATCATCATCGCCGACACCAAGTTCGAGTTTGGATTGGATGAGAACGGCTCCCTTACCCTCATCGATGAAGTCCTCACCCCTGATTCCTCCCGCTTCTGGCCCCTGGACCAATACAAGGTGGGCAGCAACCCGCCCAGTTTCGACAAACAGTACGTGCGGGACTGGCTCAGCAACTCTGGCTGGAACAAACAGGCTCCAGGCCCGGTACTGCCTGCCGAAGTTGTCGCCAAGACCGCCGAGAAATATGCCGAGGCACTGCGTCGCCTGACAACATAA
- the pyk gene encoding pyruvate kinase yields MIRRTKIVATLGPACTDPKVLDKMMEAGVDVVRLNFSHGTADEHQQRCELVRSLAKTRARAVGVLVDLQGPKIRIGKFKDGKISLNPGDKFILDADCKLGDQERVGLDYKELVKDVTRGATLLLDDGRLELWVERVAGNEVHCKVVQGGVLSNNKGINRKGGGLSASALTDKDIEDIKTAAAIKADYLAVSFPRSAADIQQARDILRAAGGKAWIVAKIERAEAIEALEEIIAAADAIMVARGDLGVEVGDAAVPALQKRMIRAAREQNKVVITATQMMESMISSPIPTRAEVSDVANAVLDGTDAVMLSAETAAGQFPVEAIQAMDRVCLEAEKEMEPTFGKKLLDRGFLRTDEAIAMSAVFTSLHLNIKAIAAMTQSGSTALWMSRMSTNVPIYALTPEVETRRKVTLFRGVYPVNFRPAKNDRDILLTEAEDELRRRGAVRDGDLILLTIGEPIGKPGGTNTMKIVRVGERKKA; encoded by the coding sequence ATGATTCGTAGAACAAAAATCGTCGCCACCCTGGGCCCCGCCTGCACTGACCCCAAGGTGCTGGACAAGATGATGGAGGCCGGGGTGGATGTGGTCCGCCTCAACTTCTCCCATGGCACCGCCGACGAACACCAGCAGCGCTGCGAACTTGTCCGTTCCCTGGCCAAGACCCGGGCCCGGGCCGTGGGGGTGCTGGTGGACCTGCAAGGCCCCAAGATCCGCATCGGCAAGTTCAAGGACGGCAAGATCTCCCTGAATCCCGGCGACAAGTTCATCCTGGACGCCGACTGCAAACTGGGCGACCAGGAACGGGTTGGCCTGGACTACAAGGAACTGGTCAAGGATGTGACCCGGGGCGCCACACTGTTGCTTGACGATGGCCGCCTCGAACTGTGGGTCGAGAGAGTCGCTGGCAACGAAGTCCACTGCAAGGTGGTACAAGGTGGCGTGCTGTCCAACAACAAGGGCATCAACCGCAAGGGGGGTGGCCTCTCCGCCTCCGCCCTGACGGACAAGGACATCGAGGACATCAAGACCGCAGCGGCCATCAAGGCGGACTACCTCGCTGTTTCCTTTCCCCGCTCCGCCGCGGACATCCAGCAGGCTCGGGACATCCTGCGGGCCGCAGGCGGCAAGGCCTGGATCGTGGCCAAGATCGAGCGGGCCGAGGCCATCGAGGCCCTGGAGGAAATCATCGCCGCCGCAGATGCCATCATGGTGGCCCGGGGCGACCTGGGTGTGGAGGTAGGCGACGCCGCCGTGCCCGCCTTGCAGAAGCGCATGATCCGGGCCGCGCGCGAACAGAACAAAGTGGTGATCACGGCCACCCAGATGATGGAATCCATGATCTCCAGCCCCATCCCTACCCGGGCCGAGGTTTCCGACGTGGCCAACGCGGTGCTTGATGGCACCGACGCCGTCATGCTGTCCGCCGAGACCGCCGCGGGCCAGTTCCCGGTGGAGGCCATCCAGGCCATGGACCGGGTGTGCCTGGAAGCGGAAAAGGAGATGGAGCCCACCTTTGGCAAGAAACTGCTGGACCGGGGCTTCCTTCGCACGGACGAGGCCATCGCCATGTCCGCCGTATTCACCTCCCTGCACCTGAACATCAAGGCCATCGCCGCCATGACCCAATCGGGTTCCACGGCCCTGTGGATGAGCCGCATGTCCACCAATGTCCCCATCTACGCCTTGACGCCCGAGGTGGAGACTCGTAGAAAGGTGACACTTTTCCGGGGTGTGTATCCAGTCAACTTCCGGCCAGCCAAGAACGATCGCGACATCCTCCTCACCGAGGCCGAAGACGAATTGCGACGACGTGGCGCTGTGCGGGACGGAGATCTGATCTTGCTGACCATCGGCGAGCCCATCGGTAAGCCAGGCGGTACCAACACCATGAAAATCGTACGCGTAGGCGAACGCAAAAAGGCGTAA